In Thermomicrobiales bacterium, the DNA window CGGCGTCGAAGCGATCGTCGCCATCGTCATGGCACCCCATTTCAGCCGGATGAGCGTTGGCGCCTACCTCGGCAAGCTGAACAAGGCGCTGATCGAGCATGGGGCAGACATCCCGGTCATCCCGGTCGAGTCGTGGAAAGACGAGCCGGCCTTCATCGATGCCGTTGCACAGCGCATTCAGGACGCACGACAGCGGTTTGCTGACGATGTGCGCGAGGATGTGCCACTGCTGTTCACCGCGCACTCCTTGCCAGCACGCATCCTTGAGTCAGGCGATCCCTACCCGACAGAGCTGCAAACATCGGTGGATCTGGTAGTTGAGAAGCTCCAGCCACGCAACTGGCACTGGGCGTTTCAGAGCCAGGGCGCGACGAGCGAGCCATGGCTTGGCCCAACAGTCGAGGACACGCTGGCAACGCTGGCCGAGCAGGGCTACAAGAATGTGCTGTTCGTCCCGATCGGCTTTGTCTGCGACCACGTTGAAGTTCTGTTCGATGTTGATATCGAGCACAAGGAACAGGCCGAAGAGTTGGGCATGCATCTGGAGCGCATTGCAATGCTCAACGATGATCCCGGGCTAATCGAGGCTGTGTCGAACGCGGTGCAGCGAGCCGTCACTCAGCCTGTGGCCGGTGCCTGAGCGATGGCAACAGTCGGCGTCATCGGGGCCGGCATCGCCGGCCTCTCTGCGGCCTGGACGCTGCGCAAGCGCGGTATCGACGTTCGCGTTTTGGAGGCATCCGACCGACTCGGCGGCAAGATCCGGACAGAACACGCTGACGGACTCCTGATTGACGCCGGGCCAGATTCATTTCTGTCATCGAAGCCGCCCGGACTGGCGCTGGTGAGTGACCTGGGACTCACCGACCAGGTCATCAGCACTTTGCCGGATGGTGGCGGCACCTTCATTCTTCACAACGGCAAGCTGGAGGCGCTACCGGAAGGCATGACGCTGCTCGTGCCCGCAGATCCGCGCGCGATCATGAGCACACCGCTCCTCTCTCCAATTGGCAAAGTTCGCCTGCTTGGTGATTATGTCATTCCGCGTTCGCGCAATGACGAAGACGAATCGGTCTCGTCATTCATGCGCCGTCGCGTTGGACGCGAGGCATTTGAGCATCTTGCCGAACCACTGCTATCGGGTATCTTCGCCGGTGACGCCGACCAGCTGTCGATTCTCGCTACGTATCCCCGCCTGCGAGCCACCGAGCGCGAGCACGGCGGCCTCATTCGTGGCGCGATGGCGATGCGCAAGCAGATGACTGGGACTGCGCCGACTCGTCCGTACACGCCGTTCGTGTCGTTGCAGGGCGGGCTGGGTCAGATCATTGACGGGCTCGCCGATGCGATCGGTCGTGAACGCATCGCGATGCAGACACCCGTGTGTGCGATCAGGACTGCACACCGAGGTTACGTCGTGACAACCGACGCCGGTGAAGAGCAGTTCGACGCGCTCATCCTGGCAATACCTGCTCCGGCGGCTGCAACGTTGCTCGCGGAGATCGACCCCGAGCTGTCTTCGCTGACTGGCACGATTCCGTACATCTCGAGCGCGACGATCTCGCTCGCATTCAATGCCGCTGAGGTTGCAGGCCAGCAACGCGGACGCGGGTTTGTCATCCCGCGCCGTGAGGGGCGGACCCTGACCGCCGTGACCTGGACATCGAATAAGTTCGGCGGCCGGGTACCAGAGGGACAAGCGCTGCTGCGCGGATTCGTGGGCCGTGCCGGCGACGAAGCTCCAGCGCTACTACCGGACGACGAGCTCATCCCGATCATTCGGCGGGAACTTGCCGACATCCTGGGGATCACGGCATCACCGACGACAGTCAGGATCTTTCGCTGGCCGAAGGCGATGCCCCAGTACACCGTCGGCCACCTCGACCGGCTGCGCAGCATGGAGCACCGTCTGGCGACGCTGCCCGGCCTGAGACTGGCAGGAGCAGCCTATCGTGGCGTTGGCATCCCGGACTGCATCGCCGACGCGACGGCGCAGGCGACAACAATTGCAGACTGGCTCGCGCCAAACGCGACCGAGGCTCAGTCGGCCGAAAGGCCAACGATCTCGGCATAGCGCAATACAGTCTGGATGTGATCCTCCGGCGAGCGCCCCTGACCCATAGTGTTGATCGACAAGTGGGTTGCGCCTGCGTTGCGCCAGGCCTCGGTGTCGATTAGCCAGCGCGCCTCGTCGTCTGGTCGCAGGCTGATCCGGCCTTCCATACCGATCGCAGCCGGATCACGCCCTGCTTCGGCGGCACTCTGCGCGATGATCTCCATGTCGCGGCGCAGAGCGTCGTCCGGCATGCCGCGGGGGAACCAGCCATCGCCCATGCGCCCGATTCGGCGCATCGTTGCCTCGACGTACCCGCCCATCCAGACTGGAATCGGCTGCTGCACCGGGTGTGGTTTGATTCCTGCCTCAGGAATGCGATGGTATTTGCCGGAATAATCGACGACAGATTCCGTCCAGAGCTTGCGCATGACGTCGATCTGCTCCTCTATCCGCCGACCGCGCGTGACGAACGATTCGCCGAGAGCTTCATACTCAACGGCGTTCCAGCCCACGCCGACGCCGAGGCG includes these proteins:
- the hemH gene encoding ferrochelatase gives rise to the protein MKTIGVLMMAYGGPNSLDDIEPYLADIRHGRPTPPELLAEITERYRLIGGKSPILQITTAQAKGVEQRLNEHAPEGLTFRTYVGMRHWHPYIDEVVPQILADGVEAIVAIVMAPHFSRMSVGAYLGKLNKALIEHGADIPVIPVESWKDEPAFIDAVAQRIQDARQRFADDVREDVPLLFTAHSLPARILESGDPYPTELQTSVDLVVEKLQPRNWHWAFQSQGATSEPWLGPTVEDTLATLAEQGYKNVLFVPIGFVCDHVEVLFDVDIEHKEQAEELGMHLERIAMLNDDPGLIEAVSNAVQRAVTQPVAGA
- the hemG gene encoding protoporphyrinogen oxidase, with protein sequence MATVGVIGAGIAGLSAAWTLRKRGIDVRVLEASDRLGGKIRTEHADGLLIDAGPDSFLSSKPPGLALVSDLGLTDQVISTLPDGGGTFILHNGKLEALPEGMTLLVPADPRAIMSTPLLSPIGKVRLLGDYVIPRSRNDEDESVSSFMRRRVGREAFEHLAEPLLSGIFAGDADQLSILATYPRLRATEREHGGLIRGAMAMRKQMTGTAPTRPYTPFVSLQGGLGQIIDGLADAIGRERIAMQTPVCAIRTAHRGYVVTTDAGEEQFDALILAIPAPAAATLLAEIDPELSSLTGTIPYISSATISLAFNAAEVAGQQRGRGFVIPRREGRTLTAVTWTSNKFGGRVPEGQALLRGFVGRAGDEAPALLPDDELIPIIRRELADILGITASPTTVRIFRWPKAMPQYTVGHLDRLRSMEHRLATLPGLRLAGAAYRGVGIPDCIADATAQATTIADWLAPNATEAQSAERPTISA
- a CDS encoding LLM class F420-dependent oxidoreductase; protein product: MRIGVVFPQTEIGPEPATVRAYAEAVEQVGFSHLLVYDHVLGAGLDNRPDWRGAYSNDDAFHEVFVLFGYLAAITTKLELVTGVLILPQRQTALVAKQAAAIDVLSGGRLRLGVGVGWNAVEYEALGESFVTRGRRIEEQIDVMRKLWTESVVDYSGKYHRIPEAGIKPHPVQQPIPVWMGGYVEATMRRIGRMGDGWFPRGMPDDALRRDMEIIAQSAAEAGRDPAAIGMEGRISLRPDDEARWLIDTEAWRNAGATHLSINTMGQGRSPEDHIQTVLRYAEIVGLSAD